In Parus major isolate Abel chromosome 1, Parus_major1.1, whole genome shotgun sequence, the following proteins share a genomic window:
- the NDFIP2 gene encoding NEDD4 family-interacting protein 2 isoform X2, with product MDHHQPVSRYQVLHNEDDPPESSAAEQPSTSAETPQPPQTAALPEADTSPPPYCSIAVEAAATSDSHNEFYPVPPPYSVATSLPTYDEAEKAKAAAMAAAAAEVAQREEEYPPRDDFSDADQLRVGNDGIFMLAFFMAFIFNWIGFCLSFCITNTIAGRYGAICGFGLSLIKWILIVRFSDYFTGYFNGQYWLWWIFLVLGLLLFFRGFVNYLKVRNMSESMAAAHRTRFFFLY from the exons ATGGATCACCACCAGCCCGTCAGCCGCTACCAAGTG CTCCACAATGAGGATGACCCCCCAGAGTcttcagcagctgagcagccctCGACGTCTGCAGAGACTCCGCAGCCTCCGCAGACAGCAGCCTTACCTGAGGCAGATACTTCCCCTCCTCCTTACTGTAGCATAGCTGTGGAAGCAGCTGCAACCTCAg ACTCACACAATGAGTTTTATCCTGTACCACCTCCATACAGTGTAGCTACCTCTCTTCCTACATACGATGAAGCAGAGAAGGCCAAAGCTGCAGccatggcagctgctgcagctgaagttgCCCAGCGA GAAGAAGAGTATCCACCACGGGATGATTTCAGTGATGCAGATCAGCTTAGAGTGGGCAATGATGGCATCTTCATGTTGGCATTTTTCA tgGCGTTTATTTTCAACTGGATTGGATTTTGTTTATCCTTCTGTATAACAAATACCATAGCTGGAAGGTATGGTGCAATCTGTGGATTTGGTCTCTCCCTGATCAAATGGATCCTCATTGTACGG ttttcagattattttactGGATATTTCAATGGACAGTACTGGCTTTGGTGGATATTTCTTGTACTTG GACTCCTCCTGTTCTTTCGAGGCTTTGTTAATTATCTTAAAGTCAGAAATATGTCTGAAAGCAtggcagctgctcacagaacaagattttttttcttgtactga
- the NDFIP2 gene encoding NEDD4 family-interacting protein 2 isoform X1 encodes MDHHQPVSRYQVLHNEDDPPESSAAEQPSTSAETPQPPQTAALPEADTSPPPYCSIAVEAAATSDSHNEFYPVPPPYSVATSLPTYDEAEKAKAAAMAAAAAEVAQRHAQFRESRSLFDEIFLSRPEEEEYPPRDDFSDADQLRVGNDGIFMLAFFMAFIFNWIGFCLSFCITNTIAGRYGAICGFGLSLIKWILIVRFSDYFTGYFNGQYWLWWIFLVLGLLLFFRGFVNYLKVRNMSESMAAAHRTRFFFLY; translated from the exons ATGGATCACCACCAGCCCGTCAGCCGCTACCAAGTG CTCCACAATGAGGATGACCCCCCAGAGTcttcagcagctgagcagccctCGACGTCTGCAGAGACTCCGCAGCCTCCGCAGACAGCAGCCTTACCTGAGGCAGATACTTCCCCTCCTCCTTACTGTAGCATAGCTGTGGAAGCAGCTGCAACCTCAg ACTCACACAATGAGTTTTATCCTGTACCACCTCCATACAGTGTAGCTACCTCTCTTCCTACATACGATGAAGCAGAGAAGGCCAAAGCTGCAGccatggcagctgctgcagctgaagttgCCCAGCGA CACGCCCAGTTTAGGGAATCTAGGAGTCTGTTTGATGAAATATTCCTCAGTCGTCCAGAG GAAGAAGAGTATCCACCACGGGATGATTTCAGTGATGCAGATCAGCTTAGAGTGGGCAATGATGGCATCTTCATGTTGGCATTTTTCA tgGCGTTTATTTTCAACTGGATTGGATTTTGTTTATCCTTCTGTATAACAAATACCATAGCTGGAAGGTATGGTGCAATCTGTGGATTTGGTCTCTCCCTGATCAAATGGATCCTCATTGTACGG ttttcagattattttactGGATATTTCAATGGACAGTACTGGCTTTGGTGGATATTTCTTGTACTTG GACTCCTCCTGTTCTTTCGAGGCTTTGTTAATTATCTTAAAGTCAGAAATATGTCTGAAAGCAtggcagctgctcacagaacaagattttttttcttgtactga